From Elusimicrobiota bacterium, one genomic window encodes:
- a CDS encoding methyltransferase domain-containing protein gives MSENDLYGKSYFRNRLNNDEKRLISFQQEKLFIEKYCSINGKILDVGCSTGEFLASIGWKGKKYGIEISQYAATLAVKNGIEIVTSYTTKESLDVVIYRGTIQHLPKPFESLMHAKNTLKTGGWLFILATPNANSLYYKFWNTLPALSPDYNWLIPSDIMLKNIMRHLGFSCGGVQYPYFKSPYSKIVRDHLNFVLKLFGSKVAFPFWRSMMSLAFKKV, from the coding sequence ATGAGTGAAAATGATTTGTATGGGAAAAGCTATTTTAGAAATCGATTAAACAATGATGAAAAAAGACTGATATCTTTTCAGCAAGAGAAGTTATTTATTGAGAAATATTGTTCAATCAATGGCAAAATACTTGATGTCGGATGCTCGACCGGGGAATTCCTTGCCAGTATTGGGTGGAAAGGAAAAAAATACGGCATAGAAATCAGTCAGTATGCTGCAACGCTTGCTGTTAAAAATGGGATTGAGATTGTAACATCATACACCACAAAGGAGTCACTTGATGTTGTAATATATCGTGGAACTATTCAACATCTTCCAAAACCATTTGAATCATTAATGCATGCAAAAAACACCCTAAAAACAGGGGGGTGGCTTTTTATTTTAGCAACGCCAAACGCAAATAGTTTGTATTATAAATTTTGGAACACATTGCCAGCACTGTCTCCTGATTATAACTGGCTGATTCCATCAGACATTATGTTGAAAAACATAATGCGACATTTGGGATTCAGTTGCGGAGGCGTCCAATATCCGTATTTTAAATCGCCTTATAGTAAAATAGTTAGGGATCATCTGAATTTTGTGTTAAAACTCTTCGGTTCCAAAGTGGCGTTCCCGTTTTGGAGGAGCATGATGAGCCTGGCATTCAAAAAGGTTTAA